A single window of Anaerobaca lacustris DNA harbors:
- a CDS encoding DUF1848 domain-containing protein, translating to MKRIVSVSRRTDVPAFYGDWFLRRIREGFVGVVNPFGGQRYRVSLEQEDVACLVFWSKDFTPFLDHLEALDRLGYRFYFNYTVTALPSVFESDVDRPAALRTLKHLALRYSPAHINWRFDPIILSNISDSAFYLRAFESLADELEGLVERCYFSFVAFYGKVRRNFKDIEKTRSIQVNEPSEEMRIDLANQLAEIAAEHGIAMHSCCGDYLLGERIRKAHCIDGAIIERLFGPSEIAYKDKGTRPQCGCTESTDIGTYDTCPHGCAYCYANANKPTARQSFAQHDPSSAFLGHSKAQSDAWLAALQEQC from the coding sequence ATGAAACGGATCGTTTCGGTATCGCGACGGACCGACGTCCCGGCGTTCTACGGCGATTGGTTCCTGCGGCGGATTCGAGAGGGATTCGTCGGTGTGGTGAACCCGTTCGGCGGGCAGAGGTACCGTGTGTCGTTGGAGCAGGAGGATGTGGCCTGCCTCGTCTTCTGGTCCAAGGACTTCACGCCGTTCCTGGATCATCTCGAAGCCCTCGACCGGCTCGGCTATCGGTTCTACTTCAACTACACGGTGACGGCGCTGCCTTCGGTCTTCGAGAGCGACGTCGACAGACCGGCGGCGCTGCGTACGTTGAAACACCTTGCCTTGCGCTACTCGCCGGCGCATATCAACTGGCGGTTCGATCCGATCATCCTCTCGAACATCAGCGACAGCGCGTTCTACCTCCGCGCGTTCGAGTCCCTTGCGGACGAATTGGAGGGCCTCGTCGAGCGGTGTTACTTCAGTTTCGTTGCCTTCTATGGCAAGGTCCGGCGGAACTTCAAGGACATCGAGAAGACCCGAAGCATTCAGGTGAATGAGCCGAGCGAGGAGATGCGGATCGACCTGGCCAATCAGCTTGCGGAGATCGCCGCTGAGCACGGCATCGCGATGCACTCCTGTTGCGGCGATTATCTGCTCGGCGAGCGAATTCGGAAGGCCCATTGCATCGATGGGGCGATCATCGAGCGACTGTTCGGTCCGAGCGAGATCGCATACAAGGACAAGGGCACGAGGCCCCAATGCGGCTGCACGGAAAGCACCGACATCGGGACATATGACACGTGTCCCCACGGCTGCGCGTACTGCTACGCCAACGCCAACAAGCCGACGGCCCGCCAGTCCTTCGCGCAGCACGACCCCAGTTCCGCGTTCCTCGGCCACAGCAAGGCCCAGTCCGACGCATGGCTGGCGGCGCTACAGGAACAGTGTTAG
- a CDS encoding cation:proton antiporter, translated as MLPFSDPVLIFGSVMTLILVVPLFARKLRLPEIVGLIAAGTIIGPHGIGILARDQTVHLLGTVGLLYIMFLAGLEIDLHQVRKNRSHTIVFGLLTFSVPLAMGIPMGIWLLGMAVPSAILLASMFSSHTLVTFPAVGKLGLAKSRAVTAVIGGTIITDTLALLLLSVIASTTRGDPTVGFWVRLLSLMALYVAAVLVLIPLLGRWFFRHVAVDENSEFVFVLAVALLSSFLAHVAGLEPIIGAFLAGIALNSLIPEKSLLMTRIHFTGDIIFIPFFLLSVGMLVDLSLLWTGSGAWIIAISMTVVAIVAKLGAAWASQLALRYRRDEGRLIFGLSVNQAAATLAAVMVGYDIGLFSEAVITGTIMMIAVTCLVGSIVTERAGRTVALHEEQADFDASSAPHRILIPLEEREGARELLDVAMLLREKGSHEPVYPVRVAQEGSDSEQQVAAAEKILAHTVVRAMAAGVPVTPLTSVDVSVTSGVLRVVRDNRISMILLGWDGRVGSKTRTFGRIIDAVVEQSLQLVMVNRFCEPVSTAGRIVLILPPFAERQPGFEAVITAVKTLASQAGTTLLALCSAQTKAAAEAFIAKTPPSVSTSIQPLGEWKAVQRSIADQIETDDWLILMGARKGEVAWQPILDRLPGRLASQLPTTTFSVIIPPTQRWDSQQAAEKILDSSYIFSTFTRDRTMLQMDVETVEEALRRLLGSHFGEGSEPTRAVTELLHAISQEEPVELTGDVVLLHTHVPNVSGSAVFLGVSKHPLDVPLASGRPHILIILLDPVGQDPARHLQALADIARIMRVPDMAQVLRTARDYDNLIAEIALRTIAET; from the coding sequence ATGCTACCGTTTTCCGACCCTGTGCTGATTTTTGGCAGCGTGATGACGCTGATCCTGGTCGTGCCGCTGTTCGCGCGGAAACTGCGGCTTCCCGAAATCGTCGGGCTGATCGCCGCCGGAACGATCATCGGGCCTCACGGTATCGGGATTCTGGCCCGCGACCAGACAGTGCACCTGCTCGGCACGGTCGGCCTGCTGTACATCATGTTTCTGGCAGGACTTGAGATCGACCTGCACCAGGTCCGGAAGAACAGAAGCCATACCATCGTCTTCGGGCTGCTGACGTTCAGCGTCCCTCTGGCGATGGGCATTCCGATGGGCATCTGGCTGCTCGGCATGGCCGTGCCCTCGGCCATTCTCCTGGCCAGCATGTTCAGCTCTCACACGCTTGTGACGTTTCCGGCGGTGGGCAAGCTCGGCCTGGCCAAATCGCGCGCCGTCACGGCGGTGATCGGCGGAACCATCATCACCGACACGCTGGCCCTGCTGTTGCTTTCGGTCATCGCCAGCACCACACGTGGCGATCCAACCGTCGGGTTCTGGGTTCGGCTGTTGTCCCTGATGGCCCTGTACGTCGCGGCCGTTCTGGTTCTGATCCCCTTGCTCGGTCGATGGTTCTTTCGCCACGTCGCGGTCGATGAGAATAGTGAGTTCGTCTTCGTCCTGGCCGTCGCTCTGCTCAGTTCCTTTCTGGCCCACGTCGCCGGGCTCGAACCGATCATCGGCGCCTTCCTGGCGGGAATTGCCCTGAACTCGCTGATCCCCGAGAAGAGCCTGCTCATGACTCGGATTCACTTCACGGGCGACATCATCTTCATCCCGTTCTTTCTGCTGTCCGTGGGCATGCTGGTCGATCTGAGCCTGCTGTGGACCGGGTCGGGGGCATGGATCATTGCCATCAGCATGACCGTCGTCGCCATCGTGGCCAAACTCGGCGCCGCCTGGGCCAGCCAGTTGGCGCTGCGGTACCGCCGGGACGAAGGCCGGCTGATCTTCGGGCTCAGCGTCAACCAGGCCGCCGCCACGCTGGCCGCCGTGATGGTGGGCTACGATATTGGATTGTTCTCCGAAGCAGTGATCACCGGCACGATCATGATGATCGCCGTAACCTGCCTGGTCGGCTCGATCGTCACCGAACGGGCGGGACGCACGGTGGCCTTGCATGAGGAACAGGCGGACTTCGATGCGTCGTCGGCGCCGCACAGAATCCTGATCCCTCTGGAGGAACGCGAAGGGGCCCGAGAGCTGCTCGACGTCGCGATGCTGCTTCGGGAGAAGGGTTCCCACGAACCCGTGTACCCCGTTCGTGTGGCCCAGGAGGGCAGCGATTCGGAACAGCAGGTGGCGGCGGCCGAGAAGATTCTCGCGCACACAGTCGTCCGAGCGATGGCGGCCGGCGTTCCGGTGACTCCGCTGACCAGCGTGGACGTCAGCGTCACATCAGGCGTCCTGCGGGTCGTTCGAGACAATCGGATCTCCATGATCCTTCTGGGGTGGGATGGGCGCGTCGGTTCGAAGACCCGAACGTTCGGCCGCATCATCGACGCTGTCGTCGAACAGAGCCTTCAGCTCGTCATGGTCAACCGCTTCTGCGAACCTGTCAGCACGGCCGGACGAATCGTGCTCATCCTGCCGCCCTTTGCCGAACGTCAGCCCGGCTTCGAAGCGGTCATCACCGCGGTCAAGACCCTGGCCAGCCAGGCCGGAACGACCTTGTTGGCCCTCTGCTCGGCCCAGACGAAAGCCGCGGCGGAAGCTTTCATTGCGAAGACGCCCCCGTCCGTTTCCACGTCCATCCAGCCGCTCGGCGAATGGAAAGCCGTACAGCGGAGCATCGCCGACCAGATCGAGACGGACGACTGGCTGATCCTCATGGGTGCAAGAAAAGGCGAGGTCGCGTGGCAGCCCATCCTCGACCGCCTGCCGGGCCGTCTGGCCTCGCAACTGCCCACGACGACGTTCTCGGTCATCATACCGCCCACCCAGAGGTGGGACAGCCAGCAGGCGGCCGAGAAGATCCTCGATTCGTCCTACATCTTCTCAACGTTCACCCGCGACAGAACCATGCTGCAAATGGACGTCGAGACCGTCGAGGAGGCGCTGCGACGGCTGCTGGGCAGCCATTTCGGCGAGGGCTCCGAACCGACCCGAGCGGTCACCGAACTGCTGCACGCCATCAGCCAGGAGGAGCCGGTGGAACTGACCGGAGACGTCGTGCTTCTTCATACGCACGTGCCGAACGTCTCCGGGTCGGCGGTGTTCCTGGGGGTCTCGAAACACCCGTTGGATGTGCCCCTCGCCTCGGGCCGGCCCCATATCCTCATCATCCTGCTCGACCCGGTCGGGCAGGACCCGGCCAGGCATCTTCAGGCCCTGGCCGACATCGCCCGAATCATGCGGGTGCCGGACATGGCCCAGGTGCTCCGGACGGCCCGGGATTACGACAACCTGATCGCAGAGATCGCCCTTCGAACGATCGCCGAGACGTAG
- a CDS encoding type II secretion system protein — protein MGLRGFALVELIVVIAVITFLAALLFPVLHRARAQARATVCQARIRDLAIQFHQYEAEHETLPYGIWALRPPPPGGYLCDPTRDLPGWYWPDFIGAVRHQSSRDRKILECPSRRIGESSLSRSVLYGNYGINRSLCRSAVDVSPYRREFPGPPLSTSTIRHPGATLLLVDSGYALICWWDATADPPHRYSGALAVGPAYIPGLAINKEKELLPGQLDDAIGGRHPNKTVNVGFADGHVDRMKAEALAVESAGEEDAPTYHHRTPLWVPR, from the coding sequence ATGGGACTCAGAGGTTTTGCGCTCGTTGAGCTGATTGTCGTGATCGCCGTCATCACGTTTCTGGCGGCGCTGCTGTTTCCGGTGCTCCACCGCGCACGCGCGCAGGCGAGAGCGACGGTCTGTCAGGCCCGCATTCGGGACTTGGCGATCCAATTCCATCAGTACGAAGCGGAACACGAGACCCTGCCTTATGGCATCTGGGCCCTGCGGCCGCCGCCGCCGGGTGGCTACCTTTGTGATCCGACTCGCGATCTGCCGGGCTGGTATTGGCCGGACTTCATCGGCGCCGTCCGCCATCAATCCTCGCGGGACAGGAAGATACTGGAGTGTCCCTCGCGACGGATTGGAGAATCAAGCCTGTCGCGGAGCGTCCTGTATGGCAACTACGGCATCAACCGGTCCCTGTGCCGGAGCGCCGTCGATGTCAGTCCCTACAGGCGGGAGTTCCCGGGGCCCCCATTGTCCACGAGCACGATCCGCCACCCGGGTGCAACGCTCCTACTGGTCGACAGCGGCTATGCCCTCATTTGCTGGTGGGATGCGACGGCCGATCCTCCCCATCGTTACTCCGGCGCCCTGGCGGTGGGGCCGGCGTACATCCCCGGCCTTGCGATCAACAAGGAGAAGGAACTGCTGCCCGGACAGCTCGACGACGCCATCGGCGGCCGGCATCCGAACAAGACCGTAAACGTCGGGTTTGCCGATGGGCACGTCGATCGCATGAAGGCGGAGGCGCTGGCTGTGGAGAGCGCCGGCGAAGAGGACGCGCCGACGTACCACCATCGGACGCCTTTGTGGGTCCCGAGGTGA
- the gyrA gene encoding DNA gyrase subunit A yields the protein MTKDVEQPQERFEDMPILDELKNSYLNYAMSVIVARALPDARDGLKPSQRRILVAMNDLNLGPRSSHRKCAKIVGDTSGNYHPHGDQATYGTLVRLGQDWNMRYTLVDPQGNFGSIDADPPAAMRYTEARMAAPAMEMLQDLNYETVDFIPNYDETRMEPVVLPSRFPNLLVNGSTGIAVGMATNIPPHNLKEICDALLLVINDPKCGFKDIMKVLPGPDFPTGGIICGKKGIVDAYTTGRGHLKVRAKTEVETDKRGRQRIVVTEIPYTVVKTSIVSKIAECVHSGTIPEISDVRDESDRHGLRIVVELKKDADPEIVLNKLYRYTSLQTTFAIANIALVNNQPETLNIREMLQCFIDHRRNVIRRRSRFLLRRCRNRAHILEGLILAVTDIDEIIDIIKKSPDAPTAKLNLMNKPLRLAEVATLHKLLPAEFVKAKSQGDHFLTGPQADAILTMQLQRLTGLEIEKLAKEYAGLVEQIEGYEAILSNESVLLDIIREDLHEMKEKHGDRRRTQIAGAVETLDIEDLIADEDVIVTVSHIGYIKRMPTDTYRRQGRGGRGIIGSDTKEGDFIKHLFIASTHDYLLVFTNRGKCYWLRVYDVPAMSRQSKGRSIANLLNLGSQQIASIIAVSSFEDEEGSPERQLVMATQNGVVKKTRLSAYGNPRSNGVIAINLDPNDALIGVAQTTGGNHIILGTRDGMTIRFDEQEVRSMGRASRGVRGINLRGGDTVVGMVIVEEKSALFTVCENGYGKRTGIENYKAQSRGGLGLKNIKTSDRNGKVVALKAVQSEDDLMLITANGMIIRTGLDEIRSIGRNTQGVRLINLKEGDKLVAAEKIAAEDLEDEAEGEGSS from the coding sequence ATGACGAAGGACGTGGAACAACCCCAGGAACGCTTCGAAGATATGCCGATTCTTGACGAGCTCAAGAATTCGTATCTGAACTACGCCATGAGCGTGATCGTCGCGCGGGCCCTGCCCGACGCCCGGGACGGGCTGAAACCCTCCCAGCGGCGCATTCTCGTGGCGATGAACGATCTGAACCTGGGGCCGCGAAGCTCCCATCGCAAATGCGCCAAGATCGTCGGCGACACGAGCGGCAACTACCACCCCCACGGGGACCAGGCCACCTACGGAACGCTCGTTCGCCTCGGCCAGGACTGGAACATGCGGTACACGCTGGTGGACCCGCAGGGCAACTTCGGCAGCATCGACGCCGACCCGCCGGCGGCCATGCGTTATACCGAGGCCCGCATGGCGGCGCCCGCCATGGAGATGCTCCAGGACCTCAACTATGAGACGGTCGACTTCATCCCGAACTACGACGAGACACGGATGGAGCCGGTGGTGCTGCCGTCGAGATTTCCGAACCTGCTGGTCAATGGCTCGACCGGCATCGCCGTCGGCATGGCGACGAACATCCCCCCGCACAACCTCAAGGAAATCTGCGACGCGCTGCTGCTGGTGATCAACGATCCGAAGTGCGGGTTCAAGGACATCATGAAGGTGCTGCCCGGGCCGGACTTTCCCACCGGGGGCATCATCTGCGGCAAAAAGGGCATCGTCGACGCCTACACGACCGGTCGGGGTCACCTGAAGGTGCGCGCCAAGACCGAGGTCGAGACCGACAAGCGAGGCCGACAACGAATCGTCGTCACCGAGATTCCCTACACCGTCGTCAAGACGTCGATCGTCTCGAAGATCGCCGAGTGCGTTCACAGCGGGACCATCCCGGAGATCTCCGACGTGCGCGACGAGTCCGACCGTCACGGGCTGCGCATCGTCGTGGAGCTGAAAAAGGACGCCGATCCTGAGATCGTGCTGAACAAGCTGTATCGCTACACCTCGTTGCAGACGACCTTCGCCATCGCCAACATCGCGTTGGTCAACAATCAGCCGGAGACGCTGAACATCCGTGAGATGCTCCAGTGTTTCATCGACCATCGCAGGAACGTCATTCGTCGGCGGAGCCGATTCCTTCTGAGGCGGTGCCGCAATCGGGCCCACATCCTCGAAGGCCTGATCCTGGCAGTGACGGACATCGACGAGATCATCGACATCATCAAGAAGTCGCCCGATGCGCCAACGGCCAAACTGAACCTGATGAACAAGCCGCTGCGGCTGGCCGAGGTGGCGACGCTGCACAAGCTGCTGCCGGCCGAGTTCGTCAAGGCCAAGAGCCAGGGCGACCATTTCCTCACCGGTCCGCAGGCCGACGCGATCCTGACGATGCAGTTGCAGCGTCTGACCGGCCTGGAGATCGAGAAGCTGGCCAAGGAATACGCCGGACTCGTAGAGCAGATCGAAGGCTATGAGGCGATCCTGTCCAACGAAAGCGTCCTGCTCGACATCATCCGCGAAGACCTGCACGAGATGAAGGAGAAGCACGGCGACCGACGTCGCACGCAGATCGCCGGCGCCGTCGAAACGCTCGATATCGAAGACCTGATCGCCGACGAGGACGTCATCGTCACCGTCAGCCATATCGGCTATATCAAGCGGATGCCCACCGACACCTACCGCCGCCAGGGCCGGGGCGGACGCGGCATCATCGGCTCGGACACGAAGGAAGGCGACTTCATCAAGCACCTGTTCATCGCCTCGACGCACGACTACCTGCTGGTCTTCACCAACCGGGGCAAGTGCTACTGGCTGCGGGTCTACGATGTGCCCGCCATGAGCCGCCAGAGCAAGGGGCGGAGCATCGCCAACCTCCTGAACCTTGGCAGCCAGCAGATCGCTTCGATCATTGCGGTCAGCAGTTTCGAGGACGAGGAAGGCAGTCCCGAGCGACAACTCGTGATGGCCACGCAGAACGGCGTCGTGAAGAAGACGCGACTCAGCGCCTACGGCAATCCGCGCTCGAACGGCGTCATTGCGATCAACCTGGACCCGAACGACGCCCTGATCGGGGTGGCCCAAACCACCGGCGGGAACCACATCATCCTGGGTACGCGCGACGGGATGACGATCCGCTTCGATGAACAGGAGGTCCGCTCGATGGGCCGCGCCTCTCGGGGCGTTCGCGGCATCAACCTGCGGGGCGGCGACACGGTTGTCGGCATGGTGATCGTCGAGGAGAAATCCGCTCTGTTCACGGTCTGCGAAAACGGCTACGGCAAGCGGACGGGCATCGAGAACTACAAGGCGCAGTCTCGCGGCGGGCTCGGGCTCAAGAACATCAAGACCTCGGATCGCAACGGGAAGGTCGTGGCGCTCAAGGCGGTCCAAAGCGAAGACGACCTGATGCTCATCACCGCCAACGGGATGATTATCCGCACGGGCCTCGACGAGATTCGCTCCATCGGCCGTAACACGCAGGGCGTACGGCTGATCAACCTCAAGGAAGGCGACAAACTGGTCGCCGCCGAGAAGATCGCCGCCGAGGACCTGGAGGACGAAGCCGAAGGTGAGGGCAGTTCGTAG
- the holA gene encoding DNA polymerase III subunit delta, producing the protein MSEQIYVIAGKDEPLVNARCQELVNRLVDPEDRMTGLLSAEGAQIPISDVLDELRTAPFLTGRRVVVVKGADDFVSKNRPALEKYFDKPCPTGVLVLTVSSWPKQTKLAKKLPKVGTLIEVSPPKRHELPRYLIEYAQRTSKMKLDRPAAEMLIELVGEDLTLLYNEIDKLALFARDEKAITSRHVEALAGHNRIFGAFEVIEAMLAGQPLQAIRRLRNMFEEDKSAEYTVVGAFAYHLRRMFSAKAMLQKGAGPGDVAGKLRIWNNKDRFFAQLRQTSLEQLGKYLEQLAAIDYAVKTGQAKTQVAMEQLVLQLAG; encoded by the coding sequence ATGAGCGAACAGATCTACGTCATCGCCGGCAAAGATGAGCCGCTGGTCAACGCCAGGTGCCAGGAGCTGGTCAATCGTCTTGTCGATCCGGAGGACCGCATGACGGGACTCCTCTCGGCCGAGGGCGCCCAGATTCCGATCTCCGACGTCCTCGATGAACTGCGAACGGCGCCGTTCCTGACGGGCCGGCGGGTCGTCGTCGTCAAGGGCGCCGACGATTTCGTCTCGAAGAACCGCCCGGCCCTGGAGAAGTACTTCGACAAACCTTGCCCGACGGGGGTCCTCGTGCTGACCGTCAGCAGTTGGCCCAAGCAGACCAAACTGGCCAAGAAGCTGCCGAAGGTCGGTACGCTGATCGAGGTCAGTCCGCCAAAACGTCATGAGCTGCCCCGGTATCTCATCGAATACGCTCAACGGACGAGCAAGATGAAGCTGGACCGCCCCGCCGCCGAGATGCTGATCGAGCTGGTCGGCGAGGACCTGACCCTGCTCTACAACGAGATCGACAAACTGGCCCTGTTCGCGCGGGACGAGAAGGCAATCACGAGCAGGCACGTCGAGGCGTTGGCCGGACACAATCGCATCTTCGGCGCGTTCGAGGTGATCGAAGCGATGCTCGCGGGCCAGCCGCTCCAGGCCATCCGGCGGCTGCGCAACATGTTCGAAGAGGACAAGAGCGCCGAGTACACCGTCGTCGGCGCCTTCGCCTATCACCTGCGCCGCATGTTCAGCGCCAAGGCCATGCTCCAGAAAGGCGCCGGACCGGGTGATGTCGCCGGCAAGCTACGGATCTGGAACAACAAGGACCGTTTCTTCGCTCAGTTGCGACAGACCTCACTGGAACAGTTGGGCAAGTACCTCGAACAACTGGCCGCCATCGACTACGCCGTCAAAACCGGCCAGGCCAAGACCCAGGTCGCCATGGAACAGCTCGTGCTCCAACTTGCGGGCTAA
- a CDS encoding cysteine peptidase family C39 domain-containing protein: protein MMFSKVRTVLVLVVCAGAPVYGQRALDRGEVLDVIEKLTSAGRETWVPAGTIEARHQQYRAPRTTDAALIASRIEQEIREYQSKADKPERTSELQKMRLDAIPFNVRYELSNESNMTSSVVLRYDGTRFYWEVAIASRSDSVTPSADLAGNSMVNFFNRNWNNRRVFAWDGQKYTIYAASAGGAIVDTSGRLPRAVTGPLTAGVIPWGTGVLSYASLAAAQVSANEITRDGTTQIEMTVRRSNGSEMTFVLDASKDLAVTAYTLPAGDNTLTSTYCSGYRNFGGYWVPTTVLIEQHDAFTNRLLRSDKWDFTAVDTRVPGPERFQVAFGGGTVVEYHSAMTTKASVYHHSNTVDTDLLLAERLAYAAEQGRRPQNCATASLQYAATQLGKVAPEARLTQMIGSDGRTTMYDLKRSAQSLGLHCRVVQTDIATLETLSGCQAILHLPGQEHFVVLDHVDDRYAWIVDLANDRFYSRKDRAFMAMDWSEGTALLLSNQPIEGPFADVSDDVLRRITGGDGWSCTLVIQEEWIIPCESTGLNCWGYFQWYFERWGCEPAPFGMCETFLYARMAGSDCYWDLIAVECRVTGVWDWYGMYACD from the coding sequence ATGATGTTTTCAAAGGTTAGAACGGTCCTGGTGCTGGTGGTGTGCGCCGGCGCACCGGTCTATGGCCAGAGGGCTCTGGACCGGGGCGAGGTGCTCGACGTCATAGAGAAACTCACCAGTGCCGGCCGGGAGACCTGGGTTCCAGCCGGTACCATCGAGGCCAGACACCAGCAGTACAGGGCGCCCAGAACCACAGACGCAGCGTTGATTGCCAGCCGGATCGAGCAGGAGATTCGTGAGTACCAGAGCAAGGCCGACAAGCCCGAACGCACGAGCGAACTCCAGAAGATGCGCCTGGACGCCATCCCGTTCAACGTACGATACGAGTTGTCCAACGAATCGAACATGACCTCTTCAGTGGTGCTAAGATACGATGGCACAAGGTTTTATTGGGAGGTGGCGATTGCGTCGCGGAGCGATTCGGTCACACCGTCGGCCGACCTGGCGGGGAACTCCATGGTCAACTTCTTCAACAGGAACTGGAACAATCGCCGGGTTTTCGCCTGGGACGGGCAGAAGTATACGATCTACGCGGCCTCGGCCGGCGGAGCCATTGTGGATACGAGCGGCCGGTTGCCTCGCGCGGTTACGGGGCCGCTGACGGCCGGCGTCATCCCCTGGGGCACCGGCGTGCTGTCGTACGCGAGCTTGGCCGCAGCGCAGGTCTCCGCCAACGAGATCACGCGTGACGGCACCACACAAATCGAGATGACTGTGAGACGATCCAACGGTTCGGAGATGACGTTTGTCCTGGACGCATCGAAAGACTTGGCGGTGACCGCCTACACGCTGCCCGCCGGCGACAACACGTTGACGTCCACCTACTGCTCCGGCTACCGGAATTTCGGGGGCTACTGGGTGCCCACCACGGTTCTGATCGAGCAGCATGACGCCTTCACGAATCGGCTGCTGCGCTCCGACAAATGGGATTTCACCGCCGTCGACACCCGCGTTCCGGGACCGGAGAGGTTCCAAGTCGCCTTCGGCGGCGGCACCGTCGTCGAGTACCATTCGGCGATGACGACGAAGGCTTCGGTGTACCACCATTCCAATACAGTCGACACGGACCTGCTTCTGGCCGAGCGACTGGCCTATGCCGCCGAGCAGGGCAGGCGGCCTCAGAACTGTGCTACCGCCTCGCTCCAGTATGCCGCGACCCAGTTGGGCAAGGTCGCCCCGGAGGCCAGGCTGACACAGATGATCGGGTCGGACGGGCGGACGACGATGTACGACCTGAAGCGAAGCGCTCAGAGTCTCGGTCTGCATTGTCGTGTCGTCCAGACGGACATCGCGACCCTGGAGACCTTGTCGGGGTGCCAGGCGATTCTGCACCTGCCGGGACAGGAGCATTTTGTGGTGCTCGATCACGTCGACGATCGCTACGCCTGGATCGTTGATCTCGCCAACGACAGATTCTACTCTCGCAAGGACAGAGCCTTCATGGCGATGGACTGGTCCGAGGGAACCGCCCTGTTGCTGTCGAATCAGCCGATTGAAGGGCCGTTCGCGGATGTTTCGGACGATGTCCTGCGTCGCATCACCGGTGGCGACGGCTGGAGCTGCACGCTGGTGATTCAAGAGGAATGGATCATTCCGTGCGAGAGTACCGGACTCAACTGCTGGGGCTACTTCCAGTGGTACTTCGAACGGTGGGGTTGCGAGCCTGCTCCGTTTGGGATGTGTGAGACCTTTCTGTACGCCCGGATGGCCGGATCGGACTGCTATTGGGACCTGATTGCCGTAGAGTGTCGGGTGACCGGCGTATGGGACTGGTACGGCATGTACGCCTGCGATTAG